A single window of Chloracidobacterium sp. DNA harbors:
- a CDS encoding FAD binding domain-containing protein has protein sequence MINLILNDQDIAVDIAPGITVLDFVRYRQNLKGTKIGCREGDCGACTIMVGELVGSEVRYRTMTSCLMPLANAAGKHIVTIEGINPSDGSLTPVQQAMVDESGTQCGFCTVGFVMSLTNFAVDSTAKTPEMAVSAIDGNICRCTGYRSIERAACHVSGRLSEETTSTGDQNACARAPFVPPYFSGIASRLSVLQNISVPSIRTLTQAVLTGGGTDLYVQRPEAMAESASTPLLYTDELRNIRKIGNNIEIGASVTVTDLLESPLMNEIFPDLYKHLKLVSSTPIRNMATLAGNLINGSPIGDMTVFFLGLDSEVDLWPSLQDISDDPRTLPLRDLYLGYKQLAKHPDEIITAVRFKIPTGDFRFNFEKVCKRTYLDIATVNTAISLEVRALPGDSWLPPVLTEPGTKPGQSVAYTIVNAHVAAGGVAPIPMYLRQTSEFLRGKPVTLETIAAANEIIQSEISPISDVRGTEQYKRLLLRQLFRAHFVELFGI, from the coding sequence ATGATCAACTTAATTCTCAACGATCAGGATATCGCGGTCGATATAGCTCCGGGGATCACCGTGCTCGATTTCGTTCGTTATCGGCAAAATCTCAAAGGCACTAAGATCGGTTGCCGTGAAGGCGACTGCGGAGCGTGTACGATAATGGTCGGCGAACTGGTCGGCAGTGAAGTTCGCTACCGGACGATGACCTCGTGCCTGATGCCGCTCGCCAATGCGGCCGGAAAGCATATTGTCACCATTGAGGGCATCAACCCTTCGGATGGGTCGCTCACGCCGGTTCAACAGGCAATGGTCGACGAAAGCGGCACGCAATGCGGTTTTTGCACCGTCGGCTTTGTAATGTCGCTTACAAATTTCGCTGTCGACAGTACCGCCAAAACTCCTGAAATGGCAGTCTCCGCTATCGACGGCAACATTTGCAGATGCACGGGATATAGATCGATCGAGCGAGCGGCGTGTCACGTAAGCGGACGCTTGTCCGAAGAGACCACGTCAACGGGCGACCAAAATGCGTGTGCCAGAGCTCCGTTCGTTCCACCATATTTCTCAGGTATCGCGTCGCGACTCAGCGTTCTCCAAAATATCAGTGTGCCATCTATTAGAACTCTGACGCAGGCGGTTCTGACTGGCGGTGGTACGGACCTATACGTTCAGCGGCCCGAGGCGATGGCAGAGTCCGCATCGACGCCCTTGCTTTATACCGACGAGCTTCGCAATATCCGCAAAATTGGCAACAACATCGAGATCGGTGCGTCGGTGACCGTCACCGATCTGCTCGAATCGCCGCTGATGAACGAGATATTCCCTGATCTCTACAAACATCTAAAACTCGTATCTTCGACACCGATCCGGAATATGGCGACGCTCGCGGGCAACTTGATCAACGGTTCACCGATCGGCGATATGACCGTTTTCTTTTTAGGCCTGGATTCCGAAGTTGACCTGTGGCCAAGTCTGCAAGACATCAGTGACGATCCCCGGACATTGCCTTTGCGAGACCTTTACCTCGGTTACAAGCAACTCGCAAAGCATCCTGACGAGATCATCACTGCCGTCAGGTTTAAGATTCCGACCGGCGATTTTCGCTTCAATTTCGAAAAGGTTTGCAAACGCACTTATCTCGATATTGCTACCGTCAACACGGCGATCTCTCTCGAAGTCAGAGCGTTGCCGGGCGATAGCTGGCTGCCTCCGGTTTTGACCGAACCGGGCACCAAGCCCGGCCAGTCCGTAGCGTACACCATCGTCAATGCCCACGTCGCAGCGGGTGGTGTCGCCCCGATCCCGATGTATCTGCGGCAAACGTCTGAATTCCTGCGTGGCAAACCGGTAACTCTGGAGACTATCGCCGCAGCAAACGAAATTATCCAGTCCGAGATCTCGCCGATCTCTGACGTACGCGGAACGGAGCAATATAAACGGCTGTTGCTAAGGCAGCTTTTTAGAGCTCATTTTGTAGAGCTGTTTGGCATATGA